In Methanothrix sp., a genomic segment contains:
- the mutS gene encoding DNA mismatch repair protein MutS, whose protein sequence is MRDGGVIREGYNAELDQLRELLRDGRGWISRLEGAERERTGIRSLKIAFNNVFGYYIEVSRANLHLVPQDYIRKQTLTNGERFVTPELKVMESRVLSAQERSVSLEQELFARVRDEVAGKAGAIQGRAMALAELDVLLSLAEVAQENDLVQPEFNQEGRISLRSSRHPVLARAMRGGFVPNDILLDQGSNRLIILTGPNMAGKSTFMRQIALAAIMAQSGSFVPAAHASLCLVDRIFTRVGAYDDLSAGQSTFMVEMTEIAHILTSATNKSLVLLDEVGRGTSTFDGLSLAWAITEYLHESIKCKSVFATHYHQLTELESILPGVRNYSIAVKEDKGTITFLRTVVPGATDRSYGVHVARLAGVPRMVTRRADEILREIEREAVVLPGSGRGRQRRAARYTQLIFFDGDDGERAAGEKESERPDPIIEEIMSLDLDRMTPREALGRLAQYQQMQRERMDR, encoded by the coding sequence CTGCGGGATGGGGGGGTGATCAGGGAGGGCTACAATGCCGAGCTCGACCAGCTCCGGGAGCTTTTAAGGGATGGGAGAGGCTGGATAAGCCGGCTGGAGGGGGCGGAGAGGGAGAGGACGGGGATAAGATCGCTGAAGATAGCCTTCAATAATGTCTTCGGCTACTACATCGAGGTCTCACGGGCTAACCTGCACCTGGTTCCCCAGGATTACATCCGCAAGCAGACCCTGACCAACGGGGAGCGATTTGTCACCCCGGAGCTGAAAGTGATGGAGTCCCGCGTCCTCTCCGCCCAGGAGAGGTCAGTATCCCTGGAGCAGGAGCTCTTCGCCCGGGTGCGGGATGAGGTGGCAGGCAAGGCAGGGGCCATCCAGGGGAGGGCCATGGCCCTGGCGGAGCTTGATGTGCTCCTCTCCTTAGCGGAGGTGGCCCAGGAGAATGATCTGGTCCAGCCGGAGTTCAATCAGGAGGGCAGGATCTCTCTGCGCTCCAGCCGCCACCCGGTTCTGGCCAGGGCGATGCGGGGGGGCTTTGTGCCCAACGACATCCTCCTGGATCAGGGTTCCAACCGCCTGATCATCCTCACCGGCCCGAATATGGCAGGAAAATCAACCTTCATGCGTCAGATAGCCCTGGCGGCGATCATGGCCCAGTCCGGCTCCTTTGTGCCCGCAGCCCATGCCTCACTCTGCCTGGTGGACCGGATCTTCACCCGGGTGGGGGCTTATGACGATCTGTCCGCCGGACAGAGCACATTTATGGTGGAGATGACGGAGATCGCCCACATCCTCACCTCTGCCACCAATAAGAGCCTGGTTCTCCTGGATGAGGTGGGCAGGGGGACCAGCACCTTCGACGGCCTCTCCTTGGCCTGGGCCATAACCGAATACCTGCACGAGAGCATCAAATGCAAGTCCGTCTTCGCCACCCATTACCACCAGCTCACAGAGCTGGAGAGCATCCTTCCCGGGGTGAGAAACTACAGCATTGCTGTGAAGGAGGATAAGGGCACCATCACCTTCCTGCGCACAGTGGTCCCGGGGGCGACTGACAGGAGCTACGGGGTGCATGTCGCCCGCCTGGCGGGAGTTCCCAGGATGGTGACGAGGCGGGCGGATGAGATCCTGAGGGAGATCGAGAGGGAGGCAGTCGTTTTACCCGGATCGGGAAGAGGAAGACAGAGGAGAGCTGCTCGCTACACCCAGCTCATATTCTTCGATGGCGATGACGGGGAGAGGGCAGCCGGAGAAAAGGAGAGCGAGAGACCTGATCCCATCATAGAGGAGATCATGTCCCTGGACTTGGATCGGATGACCCCCAGGGAGGCCCTGGGCCGCCTGGCCCAGTATCAGCAGATGCAAAGGGAGAGGATGGATCGGTAA